The Drechmeria coniospora strain ARSEF 6962 chromosome 02, whole genome shotgun sequence genome has a segment encoding these proteins:
- a CDS encoding hydrophobin translates to MQFFAIAALVATAAALPALEVRGSDACPTDGLYTNPLCCSTDVLDVASLDCKVPSESFSGPRSFRRVCAKQGQKAQCCAVPVAGQALLCMDVIGA, encoded by the exons ATGCAGttcttcgccatcgccgctctcgtcgccaccgccgccgcccttcCGGCCCTCGAGGTCCGCGGATCGGACGCTTGCCCGACCGACGGTCTCTACACCAACCCCTTGTGCTGCAGCaccgacgtcctcgacgtcgcgaGCCTGGACTGCAAAGTTC CCAGCGAGAGCTTCTCCGGTCCCCGCTCCTTCAGAAGGGTCTGCGCCAAGCAGGGCCAAAAGGCCCAGTGCTGTGCCGTACCTGTC GCCGGACAGGCCCTCCTGTGCATGGACGTTATTGGCGCTTAA
- a CDS encoding NRPS-like enzyme, which translates to MAVAETESVTVSAGGGTKPSPYGRRLVANIIDETAAREPSRPFVFAPRSSRAEHGWTAITFGQVANATNYVARLVAQVLSKETTGSDDDCPTLAYVGPSDIRYLIVMLACIKARCCAFFISPRNSPEAQLELLDKTSCRCFWYAPEFAAIVQPWIGDRQMAVAAVATPQEWLCATAEPFPYNRSYDDGRFDPLVVLHTSGTTGIPKPIVVRQGSIAVADRLRNLPEFDGADSLWKFSASRVRNMFVPLPLFHAAGLSTTLTLAALDGTPVTLGMPDQRLSADLAKHCLAHAPVDSAMLPPSIVDEISRSEDGLQQLKALRLVAFCGGNLSSAGGARLLKHGVHLCNVIGSTEAFPYALRHQPCPELWQYFILNSARMGAHWICRDPHERIYEMTFRRKNLRDPGDQPVFYTFPDLRDWSTGDLFKAHPTLPDHWMYYGRADDVIVLSNGEKLNPVSMEDRLTGHPSIRGALVVGQDRFQPALILEPIVAPKNDEERNALLEVIWPLVEEANKQAVAHGRIVRQLVALSDPLIPFPRAPKGTIRRAVTVKAYREHIDKLYEHVDNVDDRDLVPLNFADLVALTRSVTDLLAAELDVSTPHPDADFFALGLDSLQVMRLSNILRASSSAAGVVLDPDMLAPRVIYSNPTPHLLGSYLFAAAKNPRHDGRAENEKELEIRTLKRLVGQYASHLPPPVSGKPDPLDDGQTVLLTGSTGSLGAHLLHQLCALPKVQKVIALNRGRDGSASRQSSINAARGLSTDFTKVDFLAADLSLADLGLGTAKYEQLLSSADRVIHNAWPVHFNMCVASFEPHIRGVRHLVDFAHRAAKRVPVIFLSSISTVAAWKSADLVPEHRLDDDALPDMGYGRSKLAASRILDAASSGSGVPTVSIRMGQIAGPRGPRGVWNKQELMPTLVASSLHLGVLPRDVGGHDEVDWLPVEDAAGLVLDLSGVTVKVAVSDLNGYFHGVNPSKTTWTKLAAALEEYYAARIKLVSFEEWVAALEASAAATTDLSKNPAVKLLDTYKGILRTSRAVRLDMRRTMRRSPTVAMLGPVTPELMKLWCSQWDY; encoded by the exons atggccgtggccgagaccGAAAGCGTGACCGTGAGCGCGGGCGGCGGAACGAAGCCCTCCCCGTATGGACGACGTCTCGTGGCCAACATCATCGATGAGACGGCCGCGAGGGAGCCAAGCCGCCCCTTCGTCTTCGCTCCAAGGTCCAGCAGGGCAGAGCACGGATGGACGGCAATCACCTTTGGCCAAGTCGCCAATGCGACCAACTATGTCGCTCGTCTGGTGGCCCAAGTCTTGAGCAAGGAGACGACCGGATCCGATGACGACTGTCCCACCCTCGCCTATGTCGGCCCAAGCGACATCCGCTACCTGATCGTCATGCTCGCCTGCATCAAGGCCCGCTGCTGTGCCTTTTTCATCTCCCCGCGGAACAGCCCAGAGGCCCAGCTGGAGCTTCTGGACAAGACAAGTTGCCGCTGCTTCTGGTACGCCCCCGAGTTTGCAGCCATCGTTCAGCCGTGGATTGGGGACCGGcagatggccgtcgccgccgttgcgaCCCCCCAAGAGTGGCTCtgcgcgacggccgagcctTTCCCTTACAACCGGTCAtatgacgacggccgcttcgaccccctcgtcgtcctgcacACGAGTGGCACCACGGGTATTCCGAAAcccatcgtcgtccgccagggcagcatcgccgtcgcagACCGTCTGCGAAACCTACCCGAattcgacggcgccgactccCTATGGAAGTTTTCGGCCTCGCGCGTTCGAAACATGTTTGTTCCCCTGCCGCTGTTCCACGCCGCCGGTCTCTCCACAACCCTGACCCTTGCGGCACTGGACGGCACGCCCGTCACGCTGGGCATGCCCGACCAGCGGCTGAGTGCCGACCTCGCAAAGCATTGTCTCGCCCACGCCCCCGTTGACTCGGCCATGCTCCCGCCGTCGATTGTCGACGAGATAAGCCGCAGCGAGGACGGCCTGCAGCAGCTAAAGGCCCTCAGACTTGTCGCCTTTTGCGGCG GGAACCTATCCAGCGCCGGCGGAGCGAGGCTCTTGAAGCACGGCGTACACCTCTGCAACGTCATCGGGTCCACGGA AGCGTTCCCCTATGCCCTGCGCCACCAGCCGTGCCCGGAGCTTTGGCAGTACTTCATCCTCAATAGTGCCCGCATGGGCGCCCATTGGATCTGCAGAGACCCTCACGAGCGCATTTACGAGATGACTTTCCGCCGGAAGAATCTCCGAGATCCTGGCGACCAACCAGTCTTTTACACCTTTCCAGACCTACGCGACTGGTCGACCGGGGATCTGTTCAAGGCCCATCCCACTCTCCCCGACCACTGGATGTACTACGGTCGCGCCGATGACGTCATCGTCCTATCCAACGGGGAGAAGCTCAACCCCGTCTCGATGGAGGACCGGTTGACGGGACATCCATCCATCAGAGGAGCCTTGGTCGTCGGCCAGGACAGATTCCAACCCGCTCTGATCCTCGAGCCCATCGTGGCGCCCAAAAATGACGAGGAACGCAACGCTCTGTTGGAAGTTATCTGGCCTCTCGTCGAAGAGGCCAACAAGCAGGCCGTCGCCCACGGCCGCATCGTTCGACAGCTCGTCGCTCTCTCGGATCCCCTCATACCCTTCCCACGCGCACCCAAGGGCACCATCCGCCGCGCAGTGACGGTCAAGGCGTACAGGGAGCACATTGACAAGTTGTACGAGCACGTCGACAATGTCGATGACCGAGACCTTGTTCCGCTCAACTTTGCCGACCTGGTGGCCCTGACACGATCCGTCACGGATTTGCTCGCGGCAGAGCTAGATGTGTCCACACCCCATCCGGACGCCGACTTCTTTGCCCTCGGGCTCGATTCGCTTCAGGTGATGCGGCTGTCGAATATTCTGCGAGCCAGTTccagcgccgccggcgtcgtcctggaTCCGGACATGCTGGCGCCCCGAGTCATCTACTCGAATCCGACACCACACCTGCTCGGCTCCTACCTCTTTGCGGCGGCCAAAAACCCTAGGCATGATGGACGGGCCGAGAATGAAAAGGAGCTCGAGATAAGAACGCTGAAGCGACTGGTTGGACAGTACGCCAGTCATCTGCCGCCCCCCGTTTCGGGGAAGCCTGACCCTCTCGATGATGGCCAGACGGTGCTCCTCACCGGCTCTACAGGCTCGCTCGGCGCCCACCTTCTCCATCAACTCTGCGCTCTGCCAAAGGTCCAAAAGGTCATTGCCCTGAACCGTGGTCGAGACGGGAGTGCGTCGCGTCAAAGTTCCATCAACGCCGCACGAGGGCTAAGCACCGACTTCACCAAGGTCGACtttctcgccgccgacctgtCGCTTGCTGACCTCGGTCTCGGCACCGCCAAGTACGAACAACtcctctcgtcggccgatCGCGTTATCCACAATGCTTGGCCCGTCCACTTCAACATGTGCGTCGCCTCCTTCGAGCCACACATCCGCGGCGTTCGACACCTCGTCGACTTTGCCCACCGCGCCGCGAAGCGTGTCCCCGTCATATTCCTCTCGAGCATCAGCACCGTCGCGGCCTGGAAGTCGGCCGACCTCGTGCCGGAGCACCGCCTGGATGATGATGCGCTGCCTGACATGGGGTACGGTCGGTCGAAGCTGGCGGCAAGCCGCATCCTGGACGCGGCCTcctccggctccggcgtACCCACCGTTTCCATCCGAATGGGACAGATTGCCGGGCCCCGGGGACCCAGAGGCGTCTGGAACAAGCAGGAACTCATGCCGACGCTCGTCGCTAGCTCTCTTCATCTGGGCGTGCTGCCGAGGGACGTTggcgggcacgacgaggTGGACTGGCTGCCGGTGGAAGATGCAGCTGGTCTCGTGCTCGACCTGTCGGGCGTGACCGTCAAGGTCGCCGTCTCGGACCTGAACGGATACTTTCACGGGGTCAACCCATCCAAGACGACATGGACAAAgctcgcggcggcgttggAAGAGTACTACGCGGCACGGATCAAGCTCGTCAGCTTCGAGGAATGGGTGGCTGCCCTGGAAgcgagcgcggcggcgacgacggacctTTCGAAAAATCCCGCCGTCAAGCTGCTCGACACGTACAAGGGCATTCTGCGGACGTCACGAGCGGTCAGACTTGACATGAGGAGAACGATGCGCCGGAGCCCCACGGTTGCGATGCTTGGCCCCGTCACACCAGAGTTGATGAAGCTTTGGTGTAGCCAGTGGGACTACTAA
- a CDS encoding glutathione S-transferase II, whose translation MATPTDITLYTAQTPNGIKTSILLAELGLEYKLHAIQMMQNEQKEPWFLEINPNGRIPALTDTFNGKPIRVFESGAILEYLVDRYDKDHKLSYPRDAAEHWEVTSWLMWQMGGLGPMQGQANHFKRYAPEKIQYGIDRYVNETRRLYRTLDTHLSKAPHGFLVGDRLTIADISCWGWVAAHAWAGVSLDEFTHLETWLQKLLKRPGFEKGRNVPSAHTVFDNNKLTEEELDKKAVEARTWVQGGMKNDAAAK comes from the exons ATGGCAACCCCGACAGACATCACCCTCTACACGGCCCAGACGCCCAACGGCATCAAGACGTCCATCttgctcgccgagctcggtcTCGAATACAAGTTGCATGCCATCCAGATGATGCAGAACGAGCAGAAGGAGCCCTGGTTCCTCGAAATCAACCCCAACGGTCGCATCCCCGCCCTCACCGACACCTTCAACGGCAAGCCGATCCGCGTCTTCGAGAGCGGCGCCATTCTCGAGTACCTCGTCGACCGCTACGACAAGGACCACAAGCTGTCCTATCCCCGTGATGCAGCCGAGCACTGGGAGGTGACGAGCTGG CTGATGTGGCAGATGGGCGG GCTCGGCCCCATGCAAGGCCAGGCCAACCACTTCAAGC GCTACGCGCCTGAGAAGATTCAGTACGGCATTGACCGATACGTCAACGAGACCCGTCGCCTCTACCGCACCTTGGACACCCATCTGTCCAAGGCGCCCCACGgattcctcgtcggcgaccgcTTGACCATTGCCGACATCTCCTGCTGGGGCTGGGTCGCCGCCCACG CCTGGGCCGGTGTCAGTCTCGATGAATTCACCCACCTCGAAACTTGGCTCCAGAAGCTCTTGAAGCGGCCGGGCTTCGAAAAGGGCCGCAACGTGCCATCGGCCCACACCGTCTTCGACAATAACAAgctgacggaggaggagttGGACAagaaggccgtcgaggcgagaaCTTGGGTCCAGGGCGGCATGAAGAACGATGCAGCGGCCAAGTAG
- a CDS encoding putative rhamnogalacturonate lyase C encodes MASPKTRRTRIVCISDTHNHAFGLPKGDVLIHAGDITNQGSYSELSKAIKWLEDADFQAKIVVAGNHDITLDAEFYTKHGHLFHNQVSQNPASCLALVASSPSVTYLAHEATTIRLQSPTGPRTEFTVFGSPYSPRHGVWAFHYDSPNGPSSADADLTALWERIPLQADIVVTHTPPRTHRDDADDGERTGCEALRRALWRVRPKLAVCGHIHDGRGAERVTWDLHEPNVAYAEKGTILWTDAGEGNKKLSLIDLTGKHSRPLDNDGTDPSRTRTSTAPSSEHHDLAQSSPSPASPSSAGDTLEPGSRTEAGREVACKGHGLAGDPNAAPWDCEALVGRMGRKETCVVNAAIMKSSYPHAGGKKFHKPIVVDVDLPVWEQASTDDVA; translated from the exons ATGGCATCACCCAAGACGCGGCGGACACGAATTGTCTGCATCTCAGACACGCACAACCACGCCTTTGGCCTGCCCAAAGGGGACGTGCTGATTCACGCAGGAGACATCACCAACCAGGGGAGCTATTCCgag CTTTCCAAGGCCATCAAGTGGCTGGAAGATGCCGACTTTCAAGCCAAGATTGTCGTCGCCG GAAATCACGACATTACCTTGGACGCCGAATTTTACACCAAGCATGGCCACTTGTTCCATAACCAAGTCTCTCAGAACCCAGCATCGTGCCTCGCGCTCGttgcctcctcgccctccgtCACCTACCTCGCCCACGAGGCCACGACGATCCGGCTGCAGTCCCCGACAGGACCGCGTACAGAGTTCACGGTATTCGGCTCGCCTTACTCGCCGCGCCACGGCGTGTGGGCGTTCCATTACGACTCTCCCAACGGTCCTTCCTCCGCCGACGCGGACCTCACGGCACTGTGGGAGCGCATCCCTCTGCAGGCCGACATTGTCGTCACCCACACGCCGCCCCGGACGCaccgcgacgacgccgacgacggcgaaagGACGGGTTGTGAGGCGCTCAGACGCGCCCTCTGGCGGGTGAGGCCAAAGCTCGCCGTCTGCGGTCACATTCACGACGGTCGGGGGGCCGAGCGCGTGACCTGGGATCTGCATGAGCCGAACGTCGCCTACGCGGAGAAGGGCACCATCCTCTGGACGGACGCCGGAGAGGGCAACAAGAAGCTTAGCCTCATCGACCTCACCGGTAAACATTCACGCCCGCTCGACAATGATGGCACCGACCCATCTCGTACAaggacgagcacggcaccgtcgtcggagcACCATGACCTTGCTCAATCAAGCCCATcaccggcctcgccgtcttctgCTGGAGACACTTTGGAGCCGGGCTCTAGGACAGAAGCTGGTCGCGAGGTCGCTTGCAAGGGACATGGACTGGCCGGAGACCCAAACGCGGCACCGTGGGATTGCGAAGCTCTCGTCGGACGAATGGGACGCAAGGAGACGTGTGTCGTCAACGCGGCGATTATGAAGAGCAGCTATCCGCACGCCGGCGGGAAGAAATTCCACaagcccatcgtcgtcgacgttgacTTGCCAGTTTGGGAGCAAGCCTCGACGGACGACGTGGCATGA
- a CDS encoding DnaJ domain containing protein, protein MTRLPPDPYKILGVSKDAQMPEIRSAHRKLVLKCHPDKIQDPNLRAEKQNEFQTVQQAYELLSDDRERQKYDDQVKLAELRKQFQTKANVSSPRSPKEYDVYSAEPSPRSTTRTSRASPPPFSQPYYSRSWEEELGRGPRIFDAAPPRSSRRDSSYSDRPSKREAERERERERDRERERDKDKDRERRRKAESDGAKRSDKEQRRAEKKLREKQRDKDIRRETEEKKRHAKPYIESFEEELTPKSERKKSSGKKYDEKRDRSSGREDATTARPPPQRSYSSSQAGPIPAYLAYAQSYIEASRAKTAPTLQRSATYHARNQPPAAPTPPPLATQSSLFGAPDEDVRRSSARPRRASGDGPWLSRERCYRPSSMEPADEPIVLTASPTARHAGLFQPSTPPILPDSPPRRDLPRTSTMPADPSYGRPRPSISRAQTFGGYGEATPRGRDRSRMHPQIPEESDSDDGYDRRAGEHNRKQRSGRRTTRSPEVLTPRPDNVSRYQVDGGRAKLHSSYSRRLEPELDPYHRYYTERGIPIVEARPPMARGSSYSSGMKFPKVKTSKVYGHEDVTYGNVYYDKTSHEGYAYA, encoded by the coding sequence ATGACTCGCCTTCCTCCCGACCCTTACAAGATTCTCGGCGTTTCCAAGGACGCCCAGATGCCCGAGATCCGGTCGGCCCATCGCAAGCTCGTCCTGAAGTGCCACCCCGACAAGATTCAAGACCCCAACCTCAGAGCCGAGAAGCAGAACGAGTTCCAGACGGTCCAGCAGGCGTACGAGCTGCTCTCCGACGACCGCGAGCGCCAAAAGTACGACGACCAGgtcaagctcgccgagctgcgcAAGCAGTTTCAGACCAAGGCCAACGTCTCCAGTCCCCGCTCGCCGAAGGAGTACGACGTCTACTCGGCCGAACCCTCgccgcgctcgacgacgaggacgagccgggcctcgccgcctcccttcTCCCAGCCATACTACTCAAGGTCctgggaggaggagctcggcCGCGGGCCCCGCATCTTTGAcgccgcgccgcctcggtcgTCGAGACGAGACTCCAGCTATTCCGACCGACCGTCGAAGCGGGAGGCGGAGCGCGAGCGCGAACGCGAGCGAGatcgagagcgagagcgcgacaaggacaaggatcGCGAGCGCCGGCGGAAGGCAGAGTCGGACGGGGCCAAACGTTCGGACAAGGAGCAGCGCCGCGCGGAGAAGAAGCTCCGGGAGAAGCAGCGCGACAAGGACATCAGGCGGGAGAcggaggagaagaagcgaCATGCCAAACCGTACATCGAGTCgttcgaggaggagctgacGCCCAAGTCGGAGAGGAAGAAGTCGAGCGGCAAAAAGTACGACGAGAAGCGCGACCGATCGTCGGGCCGCGAGGACGCCACGAcggcccggccgccgccgcagcggTCCTACTCTTCGTCGCAGGCGGGACCGATACCCGCGTACCTGGCCTACGCCCAGTCGTACATcgaggcgtcgagggcaAAGACGGCACCGACCCTCCAGCGGTCCGCCACGTACCACGCGCGGAACCAACCGCCGGCGGCtcccacgccgccgccgctggcgaCGCAATCCTCGCTCTTCGGCGCccccgacgaggatgtgCGCCGGTCCTCGGCTCGCCCCCGACGAGCCTCGGGCGACGGCCCCTGGCTGTCGAGGGAGCGTTGCTATCGCCCCTCGTCGATGGAGCCGGCGGACGAGCCGATCGtcttgacggcgtcgcccaCGGCCCGCCACGCCGGCCTCTTCCAACCGTCGACGCCCCCCATCCTGCCCGACTCCCCGCCCCGACGGGATCTGCCTCGCACCAGCACGATGCCGGCGGACCCGTCCTACGGCCGACCGAGGCCTTCCATCTCCCGAGCGCAGACGTTTGGCGGCTACGGCGAGGCCACGCCGCGCGGGCGCGACCGCTCGCGCATGCACCCCCAGATCCCCGAGGAgtccgactcggacgacggcTACGACCGCCGGGCCGGCGAGCACAACCGGAAGCAGCGAAGCGGCCGGCGGACGACGCGCTCTCCCGAAGTGCTCACGCCGCGGCCCGACAACGTGTCCCGCTatcaagtcgacggcgggcgcGCCAAGCTGCACAGCTCCTACTCGCGCCGGCTCGAGCCCGAGCTGGACCCGTACCACCGGTACTACACCGAGAGGGGCAtccccatcgtcgaggctcgTCCTCCCATGGCCCGCGGCAGCAGCTACAGCTCGGGCATGAAGTTTCCCAAGGTCAAGACGTCCAAGGTCTACGGCCACGAGGATGTGACGTACGGCAACGTTTACTACGACAAGACGAGCCACGAGGGGTACGCATACGCATGA
- a CDS encoding hypothetical protein (related to acyl-CoA sterol acyltransferase): protein MQCQSSPSSTPVSVTNHLQSATLFPTASRFPLLSRFHGLTAARTRPTTAARSLILTGYSPIDSISSCSVMSPSAPPVGWDPVRTGGRDEFGNRHRRKWPRSRPWLSPVVEEAAEFQAISSADLAKRPFGSARRRRERPREVTHLPILSPSILPLPPAYTLSLSGRSTPIPENAPPSTKSLSSARRLARAQEKRRIFPTVDYASRVSHFDPASDYRDFHGFFTLFWIGLAIMGITTMLRNFKDTGHPMRIKIWTLFTVKLWHLAIADFLMVASTALSLPLHRWARSAAPESLATWKYGGMAVQSLYQSAWLALWIGIPFWLEWTWTSQVFFLLHTMVLLMKMHSYAFYNGHLSETEKRLRALDNPTSGADRAPAYVYPTADLRKGSVSGIPSIPDPIISRDPPAPEALTRDDDADGIAGADELEVLREDLARELISPMGHVTYPSNLTWANYLDFLLCPTLCYELEYPRLETINWTSLNAKILATFGCIFLLTITSEEFILPVLVDASRRLDELQASSGSLSEMLLILAESISWLLFPFMLTFLLTFLVVFEYVLGAFAEITRFADRHFYADWWNSTDWMEFSREWNVPVHSFLRRHVYGASKPHTGKTGATFITFFISAVGHEIVMACITKKIRGYGFVCQMLQLPIFMLQRTRWVRGKETLKNVFFWCSMILGLSLVSSLSMPTGVYQFVLPC from the exons ATGCAGTGTCAAAGTTCCCCATCGTCAACGCCAGTCTCTGTCACAAATCATCTCCAATCCGCCACGCTGTTCCCTACCGCGTCTAGATTTCCTCTCCTTTCCCGCTTTCACGGTCTCACCGCTGCACGCACTCGACCCACGACTGCCGCTCGCTCGCTGATCTTGACTGGCTACTCCCCGATCGATTCCATTTCGTCCTGTTCTGTCATG AGTCCCTCCGCTCCACCCGTCGGTTGGGACCCTGTTCGTACGGGAGGGAGAGATGAGTTCGGCAACAGACACCGTCGCAAGTGGCCTCGATCACGCCCATGGCTCTCACCTGTGGTCGAGGAAGCTGCGGAATTCCAAGCCATCTCCTCAGCAGATCTCGCAAAACGACCGTTTGGCTccgcccgccgacgccgggaGCGACCTCGCGAGGTGACTCATCTTCCCATCCTCTCCCCATCCATCCTACCACTCCCCCCTGCTTACACCCTCTCTCTCAGCGGCCGCTCCACGCCCATTCCAGAAAATGCCCCCCCGTCGACCAAGTCCCTCTCGTCGGCCCGCAGGCTCGCCCGCGCGCAGGAGAAGCGTCGCATCTTCCCGACCGTCGACTACGCCTCCCGCGTCTCCCACTTCGACCCGGCGAGCGACTACCGCGACTTCCATGGCTTCTTCACTCTCTTCTGgatcggcctcgccatcatGGGAATCACCACCATGCTGCGCAACTTCAAGGACACCGGCCACCCCATGCGCATCAAGATCTGGACCCTCTTCACCGTCAAGCTGTGGCACCTCGCCATTGCCGACTTTCTCATGGTTGCCAGCACCGCCCTGAGCCTGCCGCTGCACCGCTGGGCCAGGAGCGCGGCCCCCGAGAGCCTCGCCACCTGGAAGTACGGCGGCATGGCCGTCCAGAGCCTGTATCAATCTGCCTGGCTCGCCCTTTGGATCGGAATCCCCTTCTGGCTCGAGTGGACCTGGACCTCGCAGGTCTTTTTCCTGCTCCACACCATGGTCCTGCTCATGAAGATGCACTCGTACGCCTTTTACAACGGCCACCTCTCCGAGACGGAGAAGCGCCTTCGCGCCCTCGACAACCCCACCTCCGGTGCCGACCGCGCTCCCGCCTACGTCTACCCCACCGCCGACCTGCGCAAGGGGAGCGTCTCCGGCATCCCTTCCATCCCGGACCCCATCATCAGCCGCGATCCGCCCGCCCCGGAAGCGTTGACccgcgacgatgatgccgacggcatcgccggcgccgacgagctcgaggttcTCCGCGAGGACCTGGCCCGGGAGCTTATCAGCCCGATGGGCCATGTCACCTACCCTAGCAACCTCACATGGGCCAACTACTTGGACTTCCTCCTATGCCCAACCCTCTGCTACGAGCTCGAGTATCCGCGTCTCGAAACCATCAACTGGACCTCGCTCAACGCCAAGATTCTCGCCACCTTTGGCTGCATTTTCCTGCTCACCATCACCTCGGAGGAATTCATCCTCCCCGTCCTAGTCGATGCCTCGCgacgcctcgacgagctgcaggCTTCGTCCGGCTCCCTCTCCGAGATGCTGCTCATCCTGGCCGAGAGCATCTCTTGGCTTCTCTTCCCCTTCATGCTCACCTTCCTGCTCACCTTCCTCGTCGTGTTCGAGTACGTTCTCGGTGCCTTTGCTGAGATCACCCGCTTCGCCGACCGACACTTCTACGCCGACTGGTGGAATTCAACCGACTGGATGGAGTTTTCGCGCGAGTGGAACGTGCCCGTCCACTCGTTTCTGCGTCGTCATGTCTACGGCGCGAGCAAGCCCCATACGGGAAAGACGGGTGCCACCTTCATCACCTTcttcatctcggccgtcggtcaTGAGATCGTCATGGCCTGCATCACCAAGAAAATCCGCGGCTACGGCTTCGTCTGCCAGATGCTGCAGCTGCCCATTTTCATGCTGCAGCGGACGAGATGGGTGAGAGGGAAGGAGACGCTGAAGAACGTTTTCTTTTGGTGCTCCATGATTTTGGGTCTGAGCTTGGTGAGTTCCCTTTCCATGCCTACCGGTGTATACCAGTTCGTATTGCCTTGCTAA